The Verrucomicrobiia bacterium genome includes a window with the following:
- a CDS encoding flagellin: MVINTNITALTSANNLNTSTNMLNQSLARLSSGSKIVTPADDPAGLAESISLTAQIGQTGAANANVSNAVSFAQTQDGYLQQIGSALDQMATLAVEAQDGTKTDSERADYQKQFSTLSAYITDAASKNFNGVSLFSSSALTVTSDGAGDTFSMTGVDLTASAYTGATGADITTTTGASSALTAVTAAIVQLATDRATVGANEQRLNYTGQQLSVLQTNLSAANSTISDVDVAQESTNFAKYQILVQAGTSMLAQANQSPQSVLKLLQ; the protein is encoded by the coding sequence ATGGTAATCAATACAAACATCACGGCGCTTACCAGTGCCAATAACCTCAATACGTCCACGAACATGCTGAACCAGTCTCTGGCTCGCTTGTCTTCTGGATCGAAAATCGTAACTCCTGCTGATGATCCCGCTGGCTTGGCGGAATCTATCTCGCTGACCGCGCAAATCGGTCAGACCGGAGCTGCCAACGCCAACGTGAGCAACGCGGTCTCGTTCGCACAAACCCAGGACGGGTATCTGCAACAGATCGGTTCGGCTCTCGATCAGATGGCCACCCTCGCTGTTGAAGCGCAGGACGGCACGAAGACCGACTCCGAACGCGCCGACTACCAGAAGCAATTCAGCACGCTCTCCGCGTATATCACGGATGCTGCCTCGAAGAACTTCAACGGTGTCAGCTTGTTCAGTTCCTCGGCGTTGACGGTCACCAGCGACGGCGCTGGCGATACGTTCTCGATGACGGGCGTTGACCTGACCGCTTCCGCCTACACCGGCGCGACCGGCGCGGACATCACCACCACCACCGGCGCCTCCTCGGCGTTGACGGCGGTTACCGCGGCGATCGTCCAGTTGGCGACGGACCGTGCCACCGTGGGTGCAAACGAACAGCGTTTGAACTACACCGGCCAGCAGTTGAGCGTTCTGCAGACGAACCTCTCGGCCGCGAACAGCACCATCTCCGATGTGGATGTCGCGCAGGAAAGTACCAACTTCGCCAAGTATCAGATCTTGGTGCAGGCTGGCACGTCCATGCTCGCTCAGGCTAATCAGAGCCCGCAATCGGTCCTGAAACTCCTCCAATAA
- a CDS encoding flagellin: MVINTNITALTSANNLNNSTNMLNASLARLSSGSKISTPADDPAGLAESISLTAQISQVGAANSNVSNAVSFAQTQDGYLQQIGSALDQMATLAVEAQDGTKTDAERADYQKQFSTLSAYITDTAAKNFNGVSLFSAGSLTVTTDGSGDTFSMTGVDLSTSAYSGATAADITTTTGAASALTAVTAAIVELATDRATVGANEQRLNYTGQQLSVLQTNLSAANSQITDVDVAQESTSFAKYQILVQAGTSMLAQANQSPQSVLKLLQ, translated from the coding sequence ATGGTCATTAATACAAACATCACGGCGCTTACCAGTGCCAACAACCTGAATAACTCGACGAACATGCTGAACGCCTCGTTGGCGCGGCTCTCGTCTGGCTCCAAGATCTCGACCCCTGCTGATGATCCCGCTGGTTTGGCGGAATCCATCTCCCTGACGGCCCAGATCAGCCAGGTCGGCGCTGCCAACTCGAACGTCAGCAACGCTGTTTCTTTTGCTCAGACCCAGGATGGTTATTTGCAACAGATCGGCTCCGCTCTTGACCAGATGGCCACATTGGCTGTCGAAGCTCAAGACGGCACCAAGACCGACGCGGAACGCGCCGACTACCAGAAGCAATTTTCCACGCTGTCCGCTTATATCACGGACACCGCGGCGAAGAACTTCAACGGCGTCAGCCTTTTCAGCGCCGGCAGCTTGACCGTCACGACGGACGGCTCGGGAGACACCTTCTCCATGACTGGAGTTGACCTGAGCACCTCGGCTTATTCCGGCGCCACCGCGGCGGACATCACCACCACCACCGGCGCGGCCTCGGCCCTGACGGCGGTCACGGCGGCGATCGTCGAGTTGGCCACTGATCGTGCGACCGTGGGTGCAAACGAACAGCGTTTGAACTACACTGGCCAGCAGTTGAGTGTGTTGCAGACGAACCTCTCCGCCGCGAACAGCCAGATCACCGATGTGGATGTCGCGCAAGAGAGCACCAGCTTCGCCAAGTATCAAATCCTGGTGCAAGCCGGCACGTCCATGCTCGCGCAAGCCAATCAAAGCCCGCAATCAGTCCTGAAACTTCTCCAATAA
- a CDS encoding PAS domain S-box protein — protein sequence MLLPGVQSGNFIPNPLRILHLEDVAEDAELVARHLAAENLPAEITRVDNGPDFARAVQSHYHLIIADCSMPGYDGFTALRLAREQAPGVPFIFVSGTLNGEAAVRSIQQGATDYVLKTDLGRLVLVARRALREISEQAAKAEVARELDRSQKELADFFEHAPVGLHWAGPDGIILRVNRAELDLFGYSSAEYVGHHAAEFHEDPNAVYAVLAALAAGESVRGYEARVRCKDGSIKTVFIETNALWENGELMRTRSFTQDVTIRKRAEVRGKAFSKLGQRLSSVASPDEAAEIIANAADALIGWDSCSLDIYLPGQNVIVPVFNMDIVAGKRANVPPAYSHAKPSPLTERVVREGAKLILREGAPSLSDELVPFGDAERPSASLMFVPIRHGAEVIGVLSIQSYRPNAYSLDDLNTLQALADNGGGALERIRAQEALARLAEIVKSSNEAIVGKSLDGTITSWNAGAEKVFGYTAAEAIGCSITMLLPPDRVEEETRILEMAKRGETVSPFETVRVRKDGKLIDISATISPIKDAAGKVIGASKIAHDITERKQAETALQRTEDLYRRAISGVGAVPYQYDYVSRSYVFMGGGIVRLTGYTPDEIRPEFWPKITKYSTMLGECAGITKAEAVERAVAGKIRYWRCDSLITTKRGELRWISDTSVPNRDEDGKPIGSIGILQDITERKEAEKALRESEERFRRVVESDMMGIIFWEEGGRIVDANDKFLSLVGYSREDLQAGGLDAGKMTPPEYQELDKRTAEQMRLHGFCPPVEKEYFRKDGGRAPVLVGSTNLPGAIEKGVSFVLDISQRTSAEEALRSSENHYRLLFENNPTPIYVFDAERLSFLAANGAAVRNYGYTREEFSGMTLRDIALPEEVPAFLEKVSRPLIEAGGNTGIWRHRKKDGRLSEMEITTHPLVFDGKPAFLSLAMDVTERLSLEAQLRQSQKMESVGQLAGGIAHDFNNLLTVISGHVGLVLAKEKLPPQIADPLREISEAAKRAADLTRQLLMFSRKQVIQLQVVDLNEVVSNVGKMLRRILGEDISLEVNFSPSLPCIKADLGMIEQVLLNLAVNSRDAMPRGGQLRINTTSVMVDEAHAQQNPEAVPGRFVCLVFADNGCGIAPEILPRIFEPFFTTKELDRGTGLGLATVYGIVRQHQGWIEVTSELNRGTTFNIFLPATNEKSDSVSMPVGEPRVIGGTETILVVEDEVPLLKLIHHILESHGYEVIESSNGRTALELWAEYRQKIDLLFTDMILPDGMAGPELAEILQASKPSLKVIYTSGYNTEKLSHDTPLKEGLNFIQKPFHARKLVETVYDCLNAKPPVPPG from the coding sequence ATGCTTTTGCCTGGCGTGCAATCCGGTAATTTTATTCCCAACCCCTTGCGCATCCTGCATCTCGAGGATGTGGCCGAAGATGCCGAACTGGTCGCGCGTCATCTGGCCGCCGAAAATCTTCCCGCAGAAATCACTCGCGTAGATAATGGCCCGGATTTCGCCCGCGCGGTTCAAAGCCATTATCATCTGATCATCGCGGATTGTTCCATGCCGGGCTATGACGGCTTCACAGCTTTGCGGCTCGCGCGGGAACAGGCGCCGGGTGTGCCCTTTATATTTGTGTCGGGCACTTTGAATGGCGAGGCGGCGGTGAGGAGCATTCAGCAGGGGGCAACGGATTATGTGCTCAAGACCGACCTGGGCCGGCTGGTGCTGGTGGCGCGGCGGGCCTTGCGCGAGATCAGCGAACAAGCGGCAAAGGCCGAGGTGGCGCGCGAACTGGATCGCAGCCAAAAGGAACTGGCGGATTTTTTTGAGCATGCGCCGGTGGGGCTGCATTGGGCGGGGCCGGACGGCATCATTCTTCGCGTCAATCGCGCGGAACTGGATTTGTTCGGTTATTCGAGCGCGGAGTATGTTGGCCATCACGCGGCGGAATTTCATGAAGATCCCAACGCGGTTTATGCCGTGCTCGCGGCGCTGGCAGCGGGCGAATCGGTGCGCGGTTACGAGGCGCGCGTCCGCTGCAAGGACGGCTCGATCAAGACGGTGTTCATCGAGACCAACGCGCTTTGGGAAAATGGCGAGTTGATGCGCACGCGCAGTTTTACGCAGGACGTCACCATCCGCAAACGCGCTGAAGTCCGCGGCAAGGCTTTTTCAAAACTCGGCCAGCGGCTTAGCTCGGTGGCATCGCCGGATGAAGCGGCGGAAATCATCGCAAACGCCGCGGATGCGTTGATCGGTTGGGATTCGTGTTCGCTGGATATTTATCTGCCGGGGCAAAATGTCATCGTGCCGGTGTTCAACATGGACATCGTGGCGGGCAAACGTGCCAACGTGCCGCCCGCGTACTCTCACGCGAAACCGAGCCCGCTTACCGAACGGGTGGTGCGCGAAGGCGCCAAATTGATTTTACGCGAGGGCGCGCCTTCATTGTCCGACGAGTTGGTTCCGTTTGGCGATGCGGAGCGTCCGTCGGCCTCGCTGATGTTCGTTCCCATTCGCCACGGGGCGGAAGTGATCGGCGTGCTTTCCATCCAGAGTTATCGGCCCAACGCGTATTCGCTCGACGATCTGAATACCTTGCAGGCGCTGGCGGATAATGGCGGTGGCGCGCTTGAACGCATCCGCGCGCAGGAAGCGCTCGCGCGGTTGGCGGAGATCGTGAAATCTTCCAACGAAGCCATCGTGGGAAAATCGCTCGACGGCACGATCACGAGTTGGAATGCGGGCGCGGAAAAAGTTTTTGGTTACACCGCGGCGGAAGCCATCGGCTGCTCGATCACGATGCTCCTGCCGCCAGACCGCGTGGAGGAGGAGACGCGCATTCTCGAAATGGCCAAGCGCGGTGAGACGGTGAGTCCGTTTGAGACGGTGCGCGTGCGCAAGGACGGAAAGTTGATTGATATTTCCGCGACCATTTCGCCGATCAAGGATGCGGCGGGCAAAGTCATCGGTGCTTCAAAAATCGCGCATGACATCACGGAGCGAAAGCAGGCGGAGACGGCGTTGCAACGCACGGAGGATTTGTATCGTCGCGCGATCAGCGGCGTGGGCGCGGTTCCGTACCAATATGATTACGTGAGCCGCTCGTATGTGTTCATGGGCGGGGGCATTGTGCGTTTGACGGGTTATACGCCGGACGAAATTCGGCCGGAGTTTTGGCCGAAGATCACGAAGTATTCCACGATGCTGGGCGAGTGCGCGGGCATCACCAAGGCTGAGGCAGTGGAGCGCGCCGTCGCGGGGAAGATACGTTATTGGCGTTGCGACAGCCTGATCACCACCAAGCGCGGCGAGTTGCGCTGGATTTCCGATACGTCCGTGCCGAACCGCGATGAGGACGGCAAACCCATCGGCTCGATCGGCATTCTCCAGGACATCACCGAGCGCAAGGAAGCGGAGAAAGCCTTGCGCGAAAGCGAGGAGCGGTTCCGGCGCGTGGTCGAGTCGGACATGATGGGAATTATTTTTTGGGAGGAGGGCGGGCGCATCGTGGATGCGAACGACAAGTTCCTTTCGCTCGTTGGTTATTCGCGCGAAGACCTGCAAGCGGGCGGGCTCGATGCCGGGAAGATGACGCCGCCGGAATATCAGGAACTCGACAAGCGCACGGCGGAACAAATGCGCCTGCATGGGTTTTGCCCGCCGGTGGAGAAGGAATATTTCCGCAAGGACGGCGGCCGGGCGCCGGTGCTGGTCGGAAGCACGAACCTGCCGGGCGCGATTGAAAAGGGCGTGAGCTTCGTGCTCGATATCAGCCAGCGCACGAGCGCGGAGGAGGCGTTGCGCTCGTCGGAAAATCATTATCGTTTGCTGTTTGAAAATAATCCGACACCGATTTACGTGTTCGATGCCGAGCGTTTGAGTTTCCTCGCGGCCAATGGCGCGGCGGTGCGCAATTACGGTTACACACGCGAGGAATTTTCGGGGATGACATTGCGCGATATCGCATTGCCAGAGGAAGTGCCGGCGTTTCTCGAAAAAGTTTCGCGTCCGCTGATCGAGGCGGGCGGGAATACGGGGATCTGGCGGCATCGCAAAAAAGACGGGCGGCTGAGCGAAATGGAGATCACCACGCATCCGCTGGTGTTCGACGGCAAGCCGGCGTTTCTCTCGCTGGCGATGGATGTGACCGAGCGGCTTAGTCTGGAAGCGCAACTGCGGCAATCGCAGAAAATGGAATCGGTGGGGCAACTGGCGGGGGGCATCGCGCATGATTTCAATAATTTGCTGACGGTTATTTCCGGCCACGTGGGATTGGTGCTGGCGAAGGAAAAATTGCCGCCGCAGATCGCCGATCCGCTGCGGGAAATTTCCGAGGCGGCCAAGCGCGCCGCAGATCTCACGCGACAGTTGCTGATGTTCAGCCGCAAGCAGGTGATCCAGTTGCAGGTGGTGGATTTAAACGAGGTGGTCAGCAACGTCGGAAAAATGTTGCGGCGCATTTTGGGCGAAGACATTTCGCTCGAGGTAAATTTTTCGCCGAGCCTGCCGTGCATCAAGGCCGACCTGGGAATGATCGAACAGGTGTTGCTGAATCTCGCGGTCAATTCCCGCGATGCCATGCCGCGCGGCGGGCAGTTGCGCATCAACACGACTTCCGTGATGGTGGACGAGGCGCACGCGCAACAAAACCCCGAGGCGGTGCCGGGGCGTTTCGTCTGTCTGGTCTTTGCGGACAATGGCTGCGGCATCGCCCCCGAGATTTTGCCGCGCATCTTCGAGCCATTTTTCACGACGAAAGAATTAGACCGCGGGACGGGGCTCGGGCTGGCGACGGTTTATGGAATTGTGCGGCAGCATCAGGGGTGGATCGAGGTGACGAGCGAATTGAATCGCGGGACGACGTTCAACATTTTTCTGCCTGCGACGAATGAGAAGAGCGATTCCGTCAGCATGCCGGTGGGCGAACCGCGCGTCATCGGCGGTACGGAAACGATTTTGGTGGTGGAGGATGAAGTGCCGCTGCTGAAGCTCATCCATCACATTTTGGAGAGCCACGGTTATGAGGTGATTGAGTCATCGAATGGCCGGACGGCGCTGGAGTTGTGGGCGGAGTATCGGCAGAAAATTGATTTGCTGTTCACCGACATGATTTTGCCGGACGGCATGGCGGGGCCGGAGTTGGCGGAGATTTTGCAGGCTTCTAAGCCGAGTCTTAAGGTGATTTATACGAGCGGTTACAACACGGAAAAACTTTCGCACGATACGCCGCTCAAGGAAGGGTTGAATTTTATTCAGAAACCGTTTCACGCGCGCAAGCTGGTGGAGACGGTTTATGATTGTCTGAATGCGAAGCCGCCGGTGCCGCCGGGGTAA
- a CDS encoding Nif3-like dinuclear metal center hexameric protein, with the protein MAHASLSAIVKYCDHTLRTAEVKDFDGAVNGLQVENRGRVTRIAATVDASLATVRLAIAAKANLLIIHHGLFWSPSHPWTGKRYKLLRELIEHDVAVYSSHLPLDMHLRLGNNALLCRALGLKSLKPFFFERGQFLGLQSHTNISRADLARRLQHAVGTTPIILPGGPATCRKIGVVTGGAGAEVKLAAKEGVDTFITGEGPHWTYALAEELGVNVLYGGHYATETFGVKALAAELSKKFKVPWTFLDHPTGL; encoded by the coding sequence ATGGCTCACGCATCCCTCTCCGCAATCGTTAAATACTGCGACCACACCCTGCGCACCGCCGAAGTCAAAGATTTCGATGGCGCGGTCAACGGTTTGCAGGTCGAAAATCGCGGACGCGTGACCCGCATCGCCGCAACCGTGGACGCCTCCCTCGCCACCGTGCGCCTCGCGATCGCCGCCAAGGCGAATCTCCTCATCATTCATCACGGCCTGTTCTGGTCGCCCTCCCATCCGTGGACCGGCAAGCGCTACAAACTTTTGCGCGAATTGATCGAGCACGACGTCGCCGTTTACAGTTCGCACCTCCCGCTGGACATGCACTTGCGGCTCGGCAACAACGCCCTCCTTTGCCGCGCGCTCGGCCTCAAATCACTCAAGCCCTTCTTCTTCGAGCGCGGACAATTCCTCGGCCTCCAATCGCACACAAACATTTCGCGCGCTGACCTTGCCCGGCGATTGCAACACGCCGTCGGCACCACCCCGATCATCTTGCCCGGCGGCCCAGCCACCTGCCGCAAAATCGGCGTCGTGACCGGCGGCGCCGGCGCGGAAGTGAAACTCGCCGCGAAAGAAGGCGTGGACACGTTCATCACCGGCGAAGGCCCGCACTGGACCTACGCGCTCGCCGAAGAACTCGGCGTGAATGTTCTCTATGGCGGCCACTACGCCACCGAAACCTTCGGCGTAAAAGCCCTCGCGGCGGAATTATCGAAGAAGTTCAAAGTCCCCTGGACTTTTTTGGATCACCCGACGGGCCTGTAA
- a CDS encoding PAS domain-containing protein: MNPDLEYFQHLADGAPIMIWLAGKDMGCFHFNRAWLDFRGRTLQQEFGNGWAEGVHPEDLERCIQHYIGSFEKRLSFAMSYRLRHHSGDYRWILDRGVPHHDADGNFLGYYGGCAETSADATLGRIQQLHSALNQLRDFANERVVTETGALRSYAEGVESLQAETHRLVLQHRARQHAAAQIGKLAQDMLAYDQIPKGACL, translated from the coding sequence GTGAACCCGGACTTGGAATATTTCCAGCACCTTGCCGACGGCGCGCCCATCATGATCTGGCTCGCCGGAAAGGACATGGGCTGCTTTCATTTTAATCGCGCGTGGCTGGATTTCCGCGGCCGCACCCTCCAACAGGAATTCGGCAATGGCTGGGCCGAAGGCGTGCATCCCGAGGATCTCGAACGCTGCATTCAGCATTATATCGGCTCCTTCGAAAAACGCCTTTCCTTCGCGATGAGTTACCGTCTGCGCCACCATAGCGGCGATTACCGCTGGATCCTTGATCGCGGCGTTCCCCATCACGACGCCGATGGAAATTTTCTCGGCTATTACGGCGGCTGCGCGGAAACCTCCGCCGACGCCACCCTCGGGCGCATCCAGCAACTCCATTCCGCCTTGAATCAACTGCGGGATTTCGCGAACGAGCGCGTCGTGACCGAGACCGGCGCACTTCGCAGCTATGCCGAAGGCGTGGAAAGTCTCCAAGCCGAAACTCACCGCCTCGTCCTGCAACATCGAGCCCGCCAACACGCCGCCGCCCAAATAGGCAAACTCGCCCAGGACATGCTCGCCTACGACCAAATCCCCAAAGGCGCCTGTTTGTAA